A single genomic interval of Cupriavidus sp. MP-37 harbors:
- a CDS encoding replicative DNA helicase, with the protein MNAPVADPQLDNLKVPPHSIEAEQSVLGGLLLDNAAWDRIADFLSEADFYRFDHRMIFQSIARLISATKPADVITVYEMLQVAGKAEEVGGLAYLNSLAQNTPSAANIRRYAEIVRERSVLRKLVTVADDIASAAFAPKGREVRELLDEAESKVFAIAEEGSRGQKGFQEIQPLLTQVVERIDELYHRDSTTDVTGVPTGFIDLDKMTSGMQPGDLIIVAGRPSMGKTAFSLNIGEHVAVEQGLPVAVFSMEMAGTQLAMRMLGSVGRLDQHRLRTGRLLDEDWPRLTHAIQRMNDTQLFIDETPALNPMELRARSRRLARQCGQLGLIIIDYLQLMSGSGGGENRATEISEISRSLKGLAKELNCPVIALSQLNRSLEQRPNKRPVMSDLRESGAIEQDADVILFIYRDEVYNADSQDKGTAEIIIGKQRNGPIGTVRLTFLGQFTKFDNFSGGPAFFDNDT; encoded by the coding sequence ATGAACGCGCCCGTCGCCGACCCCCAACTCGATAACCTCAAGGTCCCGCCGCACTCCATCGAAGCCGAGCAATCGGTGCTCGGTGGCCTGCTGCTGGACAATGCCGCCTGGGACCGCATCGCGGACTTCCTGTCCGAGGCGGATTTCTACCGTTTCGACCACCGGATGATCTTCCAGAGCATCGCCCGGTTGATCTCGGCCACCAAGCCGGCCGACGTGATCACGGTCTACGAGATGCTGCAGGTGGCCGGCAAGGCCGAAGAGGTGGGCGGGCTGGCGTACCTGAACTCGCTGGCGCAGAACACCCCCAGCGCGGCCAATATCCGCCGCTACGCGGAAATCGTGCGCGAGCGCTCGGTGCTGCGCAAGCTGGTGACGGTGGCCGACGATATCGCCTCGGCCGCCTTCGCGCCCAAGGGCCGCGAGGTGCGCGAGCTGCTCGACGAGGCCGAGTCCAAGGTCTTTGCGATTGCCGAAGAGGGCTCGCGCGGGCAGAAGGGCTTCCAGGAAATCCAGCCGCTGCTGACCCAGGTGGTGGAGCGCATCGACGAGCTGTATCACCGCGATTCGACCACCGACGTCACCGGCGTGCCGACCGGTTTCATCGACCTGGACAAGATGACCAGCGGCATGCAGCCGGGCGACCTGATCATTGTTGCCGGCCGCCCGTCGATGGGCAAGACCGCGTTTTCGCTGAACATCGGCGAACACGTGGCGGTGGAGCAGGGCCTGCCGGTCGCCGTGTTCTCGATGGAAATGGCGGGCACGCAGCTGGCCATGCGTATGCTGGGCTCGGTCGGCCGCCTCGACCAGCACCGGCTGCGTACCGGGCGCCTGCTCGATGAGGACTGGCCGCGGCTGACGCATGCGATCCAGCGCATGAACGACACCCAGCTGTTTATCGATGAAACCCCGGCGCTGAACCCGATGGAACTGCGCGCGCGCTCGCGGCGCCTGGCGCGCCAGTGCGGCCAGCTGGGCCTGATCATCATCGACTACCTGCAGCTGATGTCGGGCTCCGGCGGCGGCGAGAACCGCGCCACGGAGATTTCAGAAATCTCCCGTTCCCTGAAGGGCCTGGCGAAGGAACTGAATTGCCCGGTGATCGCGCTGTCGCAGCTGAACCGAAGCCTGGAGCAGCGCCCCAACAAGCGCCCGGTGATGTCCGACCTGCGCGAATCCGGCGCCATCGAACAGGATGCCGACGTGATCCTGTTCATCTACCGCGACGAAGTCTATAACGCCGACTCGCAGGACAAGGGCACCGCCGAGATCATCATCGGCAAGCAGCGTAACGGCCCGATCGGCACGGTGCGCCTGACCTTCCTCGGCCAGTTCACGAAGTTCGACAACTTCAGCGGTGGCCCGGCCTTCTTCGACAACGACACCTGA
- a CDS encoding DUF47 domain-containing protein, with protein sequence MFGRFMPTEGKFFEYFNQHADCAVTAAHELQALVNDLPNAEAHARRVQATEKKADRITHDTIDLLHKTFITPLDRDEIHKLITTMDDILDLMEDVAETISLYDVTNLTDEALRLAAICVQCCDQVKIAVGLLEDMGNASTILKTAQQIDQLESEADRVMRSAMSKLFRDETDVKRLIKLKAIYEQLETITDKCEDVANIIEGIVLENA encoded by the coding sequence ATGTTCGGCCGATTCATGCCCACCGAGGGCAAGTTCTTCGAATATTTCAACCAGCACGCCGACTGCGCGGTGACCGCCGCGCATGAACTGCAGGCCCTGGTCAACGACCTGCCCAACGCCGAGGCGCATGCCCGGCGCGTCCAGGCCACTGAAAAGAAGGCCGACCGCATTACGCACGACACCATCGACCTGCTGCACAAGACCTTCATCACGCCGCTGGACCGCGACGAGATCCACAAGCTCATCACGACCATGGACGACATCCTGGACCTGATGGAAGACGTGGCCGAGACCATCTCGCTGTATGACGTGACCAACCTGACCGACGAGGCACTGCGCCTGGCCGCGATCTGCGTGCAGTGCTGCGACCAGGTCAAGATCGCCGTCGGCCTGCTCGAGGACATGGGCAACGCCAGCACCATCCTGAAGACCGCGCAGCAGATCGACCAGCTGGAATCCGAGGCCGACCGCGTGATGCGCTCGGCGATGTCCAAGCTGTTCCGGGACGAGACCGACGTCAAGCGCCTGATCAAGCTGAAGGCGATCTACGAGCAGCTCGAGACGATCACCGACAAGTGCGAGGACGTCGCCA